A stretch of Hydractinia symbiolongicarpus strain clone_291-10 chromosome 9, HSymV2.1, whole genome shotgun sequence DNA encodes these proteins:
- the LOC130656337 gene encoding NAD-dependent protein deacetylase sirtuin-2-like, protein MATHDGKSVDQPHDGNEIDSNTVEEPNENKDKNEEEESHIKEEEEFVIQLMQRLGLAAPQPVKRDKVLSELNLKGVAEFILSEKCKNIIVMTGAGISTAAGIPDFRTPGTGLYSQLEKFNLPYPESIFELSFFEEHPEPFFLLAKEMYPGNYKPTTTHHFINLLNNKKLLLRNFTQNIDGLERVAGLPEEKIMAAHGVFHSSHCLSCRKFYDENWMKERIFSDVIPKCEECDSLVKPDIVFFGENLPERFFTCIETDFPRADLLIVMGTSLLVHPFASLITRVNVDVPRLLINREKRGENSYGGFDFDSEFAHRDVVLLMDCDAGCVQLAEALGWKSELDELTETCDSKPEHAIKN, encoded by the exons ATGGCAACACATGATGGCAAATCTGTTGATCAGCCTCACGATGGTAATGAGATTGATTCAAACACTGTTGAAGAACCAAAtgaaaacaaagataaaaacgAAGAAGAAGAATCTCATATAAAGGAAGAAGAGG AATTTGTTATCCAGTTGATGCAAAGACTTGGTTTGGCTGCACCTCAACCTGTTAAACGTGACAAAGTACTTTCTGAGTTGAATCTGAAAGGCGTTGCTGAATTCatactatcagaaaaat GCAAGAACATCATCGTGATGACGGGGGCTGGTATATCCACCGCTGCAGGGATTCCAGATTTTCGAACTCCTGGTACTGGTCTTTATTCACAACTCGAAAAATTCAACCTACCTTATCCTGAAAGTATATTCGAGCTGAGTTTTTTCGAG gaACATCCGGAGCCATTCTTTTTGTTGGCTAAGGAAATGTATCCTGGAAATTATAag CCTACAACTACACACCACTTCATCAATTTGCTGAACAACAAGAAACTACTACTAAGAAATTTTACACAG AATATTGATGGTTTGGAACGTGTAGCTGGTCTTCCTGAGGAGAAGATAATGGCAGCTCATGGAGTGTTTCATAGTTCCCATTGTCTGTCGTGCagaaagttttatgatgagAACTGGATGAAAG AGCGAATATTTTCAGATGTTATTCCAAAGTGTGAGGAATGTGATTCATTGGTGAAACCAG aTATTGTGTTTTTCGGGGAAAACCTTCCAGAACGCTTTTTTACTTGTATAGAAACG GATTTTCCACGCGCTGATCTTCTTATTGTCATGGGTACCTCACTTTTAGTGCATCCTTTTGCTTCACTGATTACCAG gGTTAATGTAGATGTTCCTCGCTTGTTGATTAACAGAGAAAAGCGGGGAGAG aaTTCGTATGGAGGATTTGATTTTGACAGTGAATTCGCACACAG GGACGTGGTCTTATTGATGGATTGTGATGCTGGTTGCGTACAGCTAGCAGAGGCGTTAGGATGGAAG AGTGAACTGGATGAGCTGACCGAAACCTGTGATTCGAAACCAGAGCATGCGATAAAAAATTGA
- the LOC130656330 gene encoding protein unc-79 homolog — protein sequence MSDHTQKIVRSIRNVTRYYICLQITRTFQVNRMEVNEGYSTKSKQFAAKVRVLKDFVKENAATTQTGRDVITNLKYFQSTLFAWVKDKNSCFIPSQYKFDGSKFPHADYQELFNTLFVLLKHSESLEETEDLCDALVTTIACIVPFLLQETILELPLIIAETLYDISQPWQTKLIDLLVQYIIPLIYAFMTPDINDEMADINLCIPSVLASVLDAADIGACAKVMESLMRFKIDVSSDLLTVLAYGTRESLESSVHLLNRYFPPVDIGSVKAYQSPSYESILPYMCQSDLCKNAHSQKEAVKLCLDPSLCAFYNDQAPPMYFCQGCYSALGKTDSQLFLNVVQPVSLVSQVCDNVDCRFGFMKALYFCFSLECTKKNDYKPIRLCEDCHSRLHVGPNISHMNHRCLKELWTTPNPEQTYLVDAIVRLWTEAQPEYHVKCARMGVEMENVFLEQSKQQDPMVYLKKIFRSFHGLDLLKTTCPLPPSQFHLEHLTRLIAMLLVWIESVEYATHPKAVPIVKQKKKQAISWINKILQYDVDLYASCLLPSPPLAARVGHPWELFTSVVRKDLEILQRLVTLTKQELICEQVWDQIMPEWMQEIKDNVPVEDISIFKKVLGNLFDLESEARPAYAINFIEKRLESSLVKQSQEGLVWVQILSYLDVKLHIKKLLEKFIEMVITHNDVQVTNEHSIPTAFPFPDQFTLQDISSGNRLSRQNSSNISTPVSSSLPILKNVKDDLSVSILMMDVLIKQLTLQKGSDGCVYIAPKENTRLSVLLVCVLDQSFKGTHNGHQDTECPHCKIMSVIFYQISLLVDLVVRQQVVVSEEKSEYSKSIIWKTSSNASKTSYISPENSVTASASTETFAAHSESINSVIMEEEKEEDEEKELLKTEDKNDGEEMEKNIKELKKHLEHLPSKVDVDEIMLTQRGRTDLNSSSLYSIPELQILEKLVQQLEQVPETSVMVHILTSLDILCCRGECLKMVAEEDTELLRKLQNLALVPCLWKLLKSSCSNIAQRVVPLLLHCCCLPFGAERLCSELEKDFTSEEWKDRFAAVDKVGLMCQFVSDEYICNSPYARSVVIYGMVFLTHAFEDISTMVATRARSVIQSINITSLKVIYKYMEEHFSCVGDDRLTLLHSYRVIHMIIPESSPTSAEFFLMLFKKMKSFEEKKRKFFRDHTIVKEDENENGGLLPMFNRRFPSNKTKFFSAKTWPTKLFGKIGFVPLKYYKETFTLQARKQYGMWDGHLDRSNDTPAHFKHMMSSDISPAVEIALDTVSEECENELKQTLSTQPTVTGDAAPTEEEVLSLLIAQLVEFLSTKQKDKIDDTLGRTSFNEIQHIITYIGFWMGLERTVTQRWLTPQKMSIKRFRKNPIFVTFLMHLPKLLDGNKEYGEFFLYLALQVMETCIKRNPGDDLANTRLSLILLEPHLQHSWLTALIVILYKHSFQDHQNAIWNFIHVVKNTINGHGKHICGFSKAKESISMRHLVNMKVAMKKKIKKQHTDAGKGMEMQDLTGISFAESPSQASTLDSRIQGPVSESHNSHLPFLESTEDLVLSAEYKVCALCGIALFQYDEETINLAIVALLTFIHMDATHSAPLVIDTILSITRKAKTNSVEKSAQGCLSPTASIAQQFLRCVYEKLAQSRLFPELFRIENLDDDFFLMMASVLQDFDMLTQLSPIKLSLQDINESKSTDRITIFLNNLSKYVKIVQHHAEWEDLQSVFDTFLINIIQLIPNQVNMDCLLDIMSMVLNSQKTTFRVLIDLIDNTMSHIVKNCLFSVKSLQDICTACIESFSRDRDQTRLTKKVSLILTMVLSSKLALSEEAIANLIQFFCTDVGTRCNFELLNFPLREPPVKKSTKAVETLDVNYSHEVIEYLKTPLRRVKECHFNEKLINGELYQSTIKLSVAQFIAVHISQASDSRFHSKLLSFLVCNDGHDSLMNQLVSLDVQEFMMQFRIYCWIILGTLYHSYMTEKPLIVLCSPGKALLVSELIRTVFQSFLEGEENFGKTKTRSQLHFSFLLAQIWTVYIEGFIIVQVNQTSDVNPIAMIKEFWSCLTPVVYQLLQHQKQLHLETIQLFSSLVENISIHCPRSFTQLYPLWEPLLKLYVNEIPPHIVRKIDVGAPGDMMHGESRKEVYRQWLVEMQKQLWSTERMSKGKIATNSIMV from the exons ATGAGTGACCATACTCAAAAGATTGTCAGAAGTATCAGAA aTGTAACAAGATATTATATATGTTTACAAATAACAAGGACGTTTCAGGTAAACAGAATGGAAGTGAACGAAGGATATTCAACAAAGTCTAAACAGT TTGCTGCAAAAGTTCGTGTGTTGAAAGATTTCGTAAAAGAAAATGCTGCAACAACACAAACTGGTAGGGATGTCATAaccaatttgaaatattttcaatCAACTTTATTTGC gTGGGTAAAAGATAAGAACTCATGCTTCATTCCATCACAGTATAAATTTGATGGCAGCAAGTTTCCTCATGCAGACTACCAGGAGCTATTTAACACATTATTTGTGTTGTTGAAACATTCGGAGAGCCTGGAAGAAACAGAGGATTTATGTGATGCCTTAGTAACAACAATAGCATGTATAGTACCATTTTTATTACAAGAAACAATCTTAGAGCTACCGTTAATAATTGCTGAAACTTTATATGATATATCGCAACCTTGGCAAACAAAGTTGATAGACTTACTAGTACAGTATATTATTCCTTTAATATATGCTTTCATGACTCCTGATATTAATGACGAAATGGCAGATATAAATCTTTGCATACCTTCAGTGCTAGCAAGTGTATTAGATGCTGCTGATATTGGAGCATGTGCTAAAGtaatggaaagtctaatgagATTTAAAATTGATGTGTCATCAGATCTATTAACAGTACTGGCATACGGCACAAGAGAATCTTTGGAGAGTTCTGTTCACTTATTAAACAGATATTTTCCACCAGTAGATATTG gaagTGTAAAAGCCTACCAATCTCCTTCATATGAATCTATTTTACCATATATGTGTCAGTCTGATCTCTGCAAGAATGCTCATTCACAAAAAGAGGCTGTCAAGTTATGCCTGGACCCATCATTATGTGCGTTTTATAATGATCAAGCACCACCCATGTACTTTTGTCAAGGCTGTTATAGTGCTCTTGGTAAAACTGATAGTCAATTATTTCTCAATGTTGTGCAGCCTGTTTCGTTAGTCTCGCAAGTGTGTGATAATGTTGATTGCCGATTCGGATTTATGAAAgccttatatttttgtttttcgctgGAATGCACAAAGAAGAATGATTATAAACCAATCAGGCTTTGTGAAGATTGCCATTCaag ACTTCATGTTGGACCAAATATATCACACATGAATCACCGATGTTTAAAGGAATTGTGGACTACTCCTAATCCAGAGCAAACCTACTTAGTCGACGCTATAGTAAGATTGTGGACCGAAGCCCAGCCAGAATACCATGTAAAGTGTGCTAGGATGGG tgTTGAAATGGAGAATGTTTTCCTTGAACAAAGTAAACAACAAGATCCTATGgtatatttaaagaaaatatttcgtAGCTTTCATGGCCTCGATCTGTTAAAAACAACTTGTCCACTTCCACCCTCTCAGTTTCATTTGGAACATCTGACTCGTTTAATTGCAATGCTCCTGGTATGGATAGAATCTGTTGAATATGCCACCCATCCTAAAGCAGTACCAattgttaaacaaaagaaaaagcaagCTATTAGCtggataaataaaatattgcaaTATGATGTAGATTTATATGCTAGCTGTTTACTACCAAGTCCCCCTTTGGCAGCCCGTGTTGGTCACCCATGGGAGCTGTTTACCAGTGTTGTCCGAAAAGATTTAGAAATATTACAACGTCTGGTTACACTCACTAAGCAAGAATTGATATGTGAACAG GTTTGGGATCAAATTATGCCAGAATGGATGCAGGAGATAAAAGACAACGTTCCTGTTGAAGATattagtatttttaaaaaagtgttagG taacTTATTTGATTTGGAATCAGAAGCTCGTCCAGCCTATGCaattaattttattgaaaagCGTTTAGAGTCATCACTGGTTAAACAGAGTCAAGAAGGTCTTGTGTGGGTTCAG atattatCTTATCTGGATGTGAAATTAcacattaaaaaattgttggagAAGTTTATAGAAATGGTGATAACACACAACGATGTCCAAGTTACAAATGAACATTCCATTCCAACTGCTTTTCCCTTTCCTGATCAATTTACACTCCAAGACATCTCAAGTGGGAATCGATTGTCTCGACAAAACTCATCAAACATCTCAACACCGGTGTCGAGTAGTTTACCaatacttaaaaatgtaaaagatgATTTATCAGTGTCAATTCTTATGATGGATGTCTTGATTAAGCAG ttaACTCTGCAAAAAGGTTCTGATGGTTGTGTGTATAttgctccaaaagaaaacacACGGTTGAGCGTATTATTGGTTTGCGTGCTTGACCAATCTTTCAAAGGAACACACAATGGCCATCAAGACACAGAATGTCCACATTGTAAAATTATGAGCGTAATATTTTACCAAATTTCATTACTGGTTGACCTTGTTGTGCGTCAACAAGTTGTTGTAAGCGAAGAAAAGTCAGAATATTCAAAGTCAATAATATGGAAAA CTTCCAGTAACGCATCTAAAACCTCATACATATCACCAGAAAATTCAGTCACTGCATCTGCTTCAACAG AAACTTTTGCTGCACATTCTGAAAGCATAAATTCTGTAATCatggaagaagaaaaagaagaagatgaagaaaaagaattattgaAAACTGAAGATAAAAATGATGGCGAGGAAATGGAGAAGAatattaaagaattaaaaaaacacttagaACATCTACCATCAAAAGTGGATGTGGATGAAATAATGTTGACGCAACGAGGAAGAACTGATCTTAATAGCAGTTCATTATATTCAATACCAGAATTGCAAATATTGGAAAAGTTAGTACAG CAACTGGAGCAAGTTCCAGAAACATCAGTAATGGTGCATATACTGACAAGTTTGGACATTCTTTGCTGTCGCGGAGAGTGTTTAAAAATGGTGGCTGAGGAAGACACTGAGTTACTTCGAAAGCTTCAAAACCTTGCATTAGTTCCTTG TCTTTGGAAATTGTTGAAATCATCTTGCTCCAACATAGCTCAACGAGTAGTCCCTTTGTTGTTACACTGCTGTTGCCTTCCATTTGGAGCAGAGAGACTGTGTTCTGAGCTTGAGAAAGATTTTACAAGTGAAGAGTGGAAAGATCGCTTTGCTGCTG TTGACAAAGTTGGTTTAATGTGTCAATTCGTATCTGACGAATATATTTGCAATTCTCCCTATGCTCGCTCAGTAGTCATTTACGGAATGGTGTTCTTAACTCATGCTTTTGAAGATATTTCAACAATGGTGGCTACCCGAGCCAGAAGTGTCATTCAGTCTATCAACATAACGTCACTAAAG GTTATATATAAGTACATGGAGGAACACTTTTCTTGTGTTGGCGATGATAGGTTGACGTTACTGCATTCCTATCGAGTTATCCACATGATCATTCCAGAATCATCTCCAACAAGCGCTgaattttttctgatgttatttAAGAAGATGAAATCGTTTGAGGAAAAAAAGAGAAAGTTCTTTCGTGATCATACAATTGTAAAGGAAGATGAGAATGAGAATG GTGGTTTGCTTCCAATGTTTAACAGAAGATTTCCttcaaataaaacaaagtttttctCTGCAAAAACATGGCCAACAAAATTATTTGGAAAAATTGGTTTTGTTCCTTTGAAATATTACAAAGAAACATTCACGTTACAAGCAAGAAAACAGTATGGTATGTGGGACGGACACCTAGACAGATCTAATG ATACACCTGCACATTTCAAACACATGATGTCATCAGATATTTCACCTGCTGTTGAAATTGCATTGGACACAGTCTCAGAGGAGTGTGAAAATGAATTGAAGCAGACACTTAGCACCCAACCAACTGTCACAGGTGATGCAGCACCAACAGAGGAGGAAGTTTTATCTTTATTGATTGCTCAGCTAGTTgaatttttatctacaaaacaaaaagacaaaattgATGATACACTTGGAAGAACTAGTTTTAACGAAATACAGCATATTATTACCTATATTGGTTTTTGGATGGGGCTTGAACGTACTGTTACACAAAGATGGTTGACGCCacaaaaaatgtcaattaagCGCTTCAG AAAGAACCCCATATTTGTTACTTTTCTAATGCATCTTCCAAAACTCCTTGATGGAAACAAAGAGTATGGAGAATTTTTCTTGTACCTTGCTTTACAAGTTATGGAAACATGTATCAAACGAAATCCTGGTGATGATTTAGCAAACACAAGGTTATCGTTAATACTTCTTGAGCCACATCTTCAACATTCATGGTTAACAGCTTTAATTGTGATCCTATATAAG CACTCATTCCAAGACCATCAAAATGCTATTTGGAATTTTATTCATGTtgtaaaaaatacaattaatggCCATGGTAAGCATATATGTGGATTTTCTAAAGCAAAAGAATCCATTTCTATGCGCCATCTTGTAAATATGAAAGTGGCAATGAAAAAGAAGATCAAGAAGCAGCATACGGATGCAGGGAAAGGTATGGAGATGCAAGATCTGACTGGCATATCTTTCGCAGAATCTCCTTCACAA GCAAGCACATTAGATTCTAGAATTCAAGGACCTGTTTCAGAATCTCACAATTCACATTTACCATTTCTGGAGAGCACTGAAGACTTGGTGTTATCTGCAGAATATAAAGTATGCGCTTTATGTGGAATTGCTTTGTTCCAATATGATGAAGAAACAATCAATCTTGCTATTGTGGCACTGTTGACATTTATACACATGGATGCGACACATTCTGCACCATTAGTTATTGATACCATATTAAGTATCACAAG GAAAGCGAAAACAAATTCAGTAGAAAAATCAGC acaaGGATGCTTGTCACCTACTGCTAGCATTGCACAGCAATTTTTACGTTGTGTTTATGAAAAACTGGCCCAAAGTCGTTTGTTTCCTGAGTTATTTAGAATTGAAAATTTGG atGATGATTTTTTTCTCATGATGGCTTCCGTTTTGCAAGACTTTGATATGCTCACACAACTTTCACCAATCAAATTGTCTTTGCAG GATATAAATGAGAGCAAATCAACAGATCGTATTACTATCTTCTTAAACAATTTGTCGAAGTACGTCAAGATAGTGCAACATCATGCAGAATGGGAGGATCTCCAGAGTGTTTTTGATACATTTCTGATCAACATTATACAGTTGATACCAAATCAG gTTAACATGGATTGTCTTCTTGATATCATGAGTATGGTACTGAACTcccaaaaaacaacatttagG GTCCTTATTGATTTGATTGACAATACCATGTCTCACATTGTGAAAAATTGTTTATTCAGTGTCAAATCACTACAAGATATTTGTACTGCTTGTATAGAGTCATTTTCCAGG GATCGAGACCAAACAAGGTTGACTAAGAAAGTCAGCTTGATCTTGACCATGGTGCTATCTTCAAAGTTAGCTTTATCAGAAGAAGCAATTGCCAACCTTATCCAG ttcTTTTGCACTGATGTTGGCACGAGATGTAATTTCGAACTTTTGAATTTCCCTTTAAGAGAGCCCCCTGTAAAG AAGTCCACAAAAGCAGTCGAGACTTTGGATGTTAACTACAGTCATGAAGTGATTGAATACTTGAAAACACCACTTCGACGCGTTAAG gaaTGTCACTTCAATGAAAAACTAATCAATGGAGAATTGTATCAAAGTACAATCAAGTTATCTGTGGCCCAATTCATTGCTGTACATATTTCGCAAGCTAGCGACAGTCGATTCCATTCGAAGTTACTTTCATTTCTTGTGTGTAATGATGGCCACGACAG tttgatgAATCAGTTAGTAAGCTTAGACGTTCAAGAGTTCATGATGCAATTCAGGATATACTGTTGGATTATCCTCGGTACTCTCTATCATTCATACATGACTGAAAAACCACTGATTGTGTTATGTTCACCTGGAAAAGCCTTACTAGTGTCAGAGCTTATCAGGACTGTGtttcaaagttttttagaaGGCGAG gaGAACTTTGGCAAAACTAAGACCAGATCTCAACTTCATTTTTCGTTTCTGCTTGCACAAATTTGGACTGTTTACATAGAGGGGTTCATAATTGTACAAGTGAACCAAACCTCAGATGTCAACCCCATTGCAATGATCAAAGAATTCTGGTCATGTTTGACTCCCGTGGTGTATCAGTTGTTGCAACATCAAAAACAG cTGCACCTTGAAACTATCCAACTATTTTCATCTCTTGTGGAGAATATTTCAATCCATTGTCCAAGATCGTTTACTCAG ttatatCCATTATGGGAGCCACTGTTAAAATTGTACGTGAATGAG ATTCCACCCCATATTGTTCGCAAAATAGATGTTGGAGCACCAGGTGACATGATGCATGGCGAATCACGCAAAGAAGTATACAGACAGTGGTTAGTTGAAATGCAGAAACAGTTGTGGAGTACAGAGCGAATGTCGAAGGGAAAGATAGCTACTAATTCAATAATGGTATAA